One region of Drosophila subobscura isolate 14011-0131.10 chromosome J, UCBerk_Dsub_1.0, whole genome shotgun sequence genomic DNA includes:
- the LOC117893658 gene encoding pupal cuticle protein Edg-78E isoform X2: MMMWSLFGKLLLAFAVASTTAIATANAAALFDRTIYYHNTPPNAAGHYRYEFQTSNGITTKAAGNEHGAVGVVQYVSLEGIPITFTYVADANGYQPEGAHIPAVPLHVLRQLEYIRTHPAVDERRSRR, encoded by the exons CTTCTGCTGGCCTTCGCAGTTGCATCCACCACAGCCATCGCCACAGCCAATGCCGCAGCGTTGTTCGATCGCACCATTTACTACCACAACACGCCGCCCAATGCCGCGGGCCACTATCGTTACGAGTTTCAGACCAGCAACGGCATCACCACCAAGGCGGCTGGCAACGAGCATGGGGCCGTAGGCGTAGTCCAGTATGTGTCCCTCGAGGGCATACCCATAACCTTCACGTATGTGGCCGACGCCAATGGCTATCAGCCGGAGGGCGCGCACATTCCCGCCGTGCCGCTGCATGTGCTCCGACAGCTGGAATACATTCGCACGCATCCAGCGGTGGATGAGCGCAGATCGCGGCGCTG A
- the LOC117893658 gene encoding pupal cuticle protein Edg-78E isoform X1 — protein sequence MMMWSLFGKLLLAFAVASTTAIATANAAALFDRTIYYHNTPPNAAGHYRYEFQTSNGITTKAAGNEHGAVGVVQYVSLEGIPITFTYVADANGYQPEGAHIPAVPLHVLRQLEYIRTHPAVDERRSRRW from the coding sequence CTTCTGCTGGCCTTCGCAGTTGCATCCACCACAGCCATCGCCACAGCCAATGCCGCAGCGTTGTTCGATCGCACCATTTACTACCACAACACGCCGCCCAATGCCGCGGGCCACTATCGTTACGAGTTTCAGACCAGCAACGGCATCACCACCAAGGCGGCTGGCAACGAGCATGGGGCCGTAGGCGTAGTCCAGTATGTGTCCCTCGAGGGCATACCCATAACCTTCACGTATGTGGCCGACGCCAATGGCTATCAGCCGGAGGGCGCGCACATTCCCGCCGTGCCGCTGCATGTGCTCCGACAGCTGGAATACATTCGCACGCATCCAGCGGTGGATGAGCGCAGATCGCGGCGCTGGTAA